The genomic DNA TCGTTTTTAGGCAAATCACTCTCCCTTCCAAAAGAAAAAAGCCAGGCTGTTTCGAAGCTTTTGGATAAAAAAGCTAAGATTTCACGGGAAGCATTCGAGGAAGAAATTCGTCCCTTATTGAACGATCCGGATAAGCAATTACCGTTGATTTATTCGTATCTAGAAAGCACGATAGATAGTTTAGAAAATTTTGATGGAATTGACGTCGAAGCCCTCGGATTTGCCCGGAAACTATTTTACGATCTAAAAGTTCTCGGAATTGAGAAACAAATCACTTTCGATCCTTCTATTATTAGAGGTTTCGACTATTATACGGGATGCATTTTCGAAGTCTTCGATACAAATCCGGAAAATCGGCGATCTCTTTACGGCGGTGGTAGATACGATAATCTAATCGGCCTTTTTTCCAACGATCAATTGACGGGAATCGGGTTCGGACTCGGGGATGTAACGTTTAGAAGCTTCCTAGAAGGTCACAATCTAGTTCCGAATTTAAATAGAAACGATACTGTTTTTATTCCTGTCATGGAGGAACTCCTGTTTCCCGAAGTTTTGAAGTTAGCAGACCTGCTCCGCAAGGAAGGAATAAAGGTCGAAACTATGCTCGAAGCTGGCAAAGTCGGAAAGCAAATCCAAACGGCGGAGAAAAAAGGTTATCGATACGTTATTTTCCTCGGCGAATCCGAAATTGCCAAAAAAGAAGTGCAGCTCAAAGATTTACAATCCGGAGAACAGCATATCATTCCTCGTAACAACCTCCCTTCAAAGCTAAAGGATTCCTTACTTGGTTAAGGAAATTACTAAGATTAAAAGTATATTGGGGAAAGCGGATTATGCCGCAGCCAAGTTTATTCGAGAAAGACTCCACTACCCTTGGCTTAACCGTATTTTATCGCGATTAAATCGCGGAGAAATGATGCTTTTAATCATCCTTCCGTATCTTGCATATGCGACATGGAAAAATAACCTAGCTCACCCATGGTGGATCGTACTCCCATATACGGGTTTAATCGCCTATGCGAACGACCGATTCGTTTTATTTTTGAAGAAAGCCATCTCGAGGAAAAGACCCTTGATAACCATCGTAGGTAAAGTAGACGGCAATCCTGACATGAAACATTCTTTTCCTTCGGCCCATGCATCCAACTCGATGACTGCAGCAATTTTGCTGGTATTTTTATTCGGGTTCCCGGAATGGTTTTTGCTTTTAAGCTTGTTAGCAGGGATAGGAAGATTGCTATCCCTGCATCACTTTCCGAGCGACGTGCTCGGAGGTTGGTTAATTGGGAGTGGATTCGGCTTTTTGGGTCTTCTTCTTGGCAGGGGTCTTATTTCCCTGTTTACCGGCGCCTACTAAAGCATCCTGGGTAAGCTTATGACGAATTTCTCCATCAAACGTAATCGTCGTTGAGGAAAGAATCTCGTCGCTTAAGTCTAAGTTTATCTTCTTTTCTTTAAGTAGAAGTTTCAAGAAATTAAGAATATTCTTAGCAAACATTCTAGAAGAATCGCCGGGAAGAGAACCCGGTAAATTAAGATGTCCTATTACCGAAACGCCGTTCTTAGTCAGAACCGTTTTACCATGCTGCGTATATTCGCAGTTTCCACCCATACTGGATGCTAAGTCAACGATCACTGAACCGGCTTTCATTCTCTCCACAATTTTCTTTGTAATAAGAACCGGCGCTTTGCGTCCAGGAATGAGTGCGGTCGTAATAATAGCGTCAGCTTTTCCCGCAAACTTATCGATTGCTTCTTGCTGTTTCTTTTTATATTCTTCGGTTTGTTCAACGGCATACCCGCCAGCTTCCGCAGAATGGCGAGCGCCTTCTACTTCGACGAATTTTGCTCCCAGCGATTGAACTTGCTCTTTCACTTCCGGACGAGTATCGAATACGTCCACAACGGCGCCTAATCTTCTAGAGGTAGCTATCGCTTGTAGACCGGCAACTCCGGCGCCGATGATCAAAACGGATGCCGGAGTAATCGTTCCGGCTGCGGTCGTCAACATCGGGAAAAATCGGGTGAGATGTGTTGCAGCGAGTAGAACCGCTTTATAGCCTGAAACAGTCGCCTGAGAAGACAGCACGTCCATGGATTGCGCTCTCGTTATACGAGCAATCGCGTCCAAGCTGATCAAAGTCACCTGCTGGGACGCTAATTTTTTCACTACTTGGGCATTCATTGCCGGTTGGAACATTCCCAAATAGATTCCGCCTTTCTTAATTTTAGAAAGTGTGGAGGCGTCCGCTAAATGAATGCTTGTTACGATATCCGATTTCTTGAGAATATCCGGACGAGAAACGATCGTTGCTCCGGCCTTTTTATAATCTTCGTCTGAAAAGTAAGATGACTCTCCGGCTCCCTTTTCAACGAGAACTGAGGCCCCGATTTTTTTGAGGGCATCAACTACGTCGGGGGTTACCGCTACCCGGGTTTCTTCCTTCGCTTCTTTTAGTACTCCGATGTTCATACAGCCTGCTCGAAAATAAAGTTTTTCGGTTCATTTCCCTTTAATTTGGGAAAAGTACGTCCAGATTTTCCCGGTGAACGATTAATCCAAGTGATTTTTGAAATACTCGACTGTTTTCCGGATTCCGTCTTTTAACGCAACTTTCGGTTCATATGCCAGTTTCTGTCTAGCAAGACTTAGATCCGGCTTTCGACGCGAAGGATCGTCTTGGGGGAGAGGCTTATATATGATTTTGGACGAGGATCTTATTTCCTGAATTACCAGTTCGGCTAACTCCTTTACGGTAAATTCGCCGTCGTTGCCAAGATTGACTGGCCCGATAAAATCAGGTGTCTCCATCATTTTAATTATGCCTTCCACCAAATCATCTACATAGCAGAAAGATCTAGTTTGAGATCCATCTCCGTAGATGGTGATGTCTTTTCCTGCCAACGCCTGTACAACAAAGTTGCTCACAACTCTGCCGTCATCCGGGAGCATTCTAGGACCGTATGTATTAAAAATTCGAATGACTCGAATATCGACCTTATGATTTCGATGGTAGTCAAAGCAAAGAGTTTCCGCCACCCTCTTACCTTCGTCATAGCAACTTCGAATTCCTATCGGGTTTACATTCCCCCAATAAGATTCTTTCTGCGGATGTTCCAACGGATTTCCGTAAACTTCGCTAGTCGAGGCTTGTAGAATTCTCGCTTTTACCCGCTTGGCTAGGCCTAACGTGTTCATCATTCCAAGGACGTTCGTCTTGATAGTTTTAATCGCGTTGGATTGGTAATGTACGGGACTCGCCGGACAAGCAAAGTTATAAATCTTATCCACTTCCAATCGAATCGGTTCCGTTATATCGTGCCGAATTAATTCGAAGCGCGAGTTGCTTAAAAGTTTTTCAATGTTCTCTTTTCGGCCTGTGTGAAAATTATCTAGGCAAATAACTTCGTGACCCTGATTGATTAACCTTTCACATAGGTGGGATCCGATAAACCCGGCTCCGCCAGTGACTAAAACTCTACTAACCATCTAATTTCTCTAAATCTTTAAACTCGGGCGACAAAGGTTTACCGTTCAAATCCAAGCCGCGGCTTAAAAACCAATCCAGGACTTCTGGTGTAACTTCCCCCGGAAAAGGAGATTCTCCATTATTTTCTCCAGGTATTGAAAATTCAGGAGAAAATTCTTCCACGCTCGGATCCGAAACCGGAACTACCGCTCGTTTCAAGGAAAAGAATATGATGGATATGCTAAAAAAAGACCAGAGGAGAGCAATCAAATATCCCAGAAATACGACTGATTTAGGAGTTGCGTTTTTCGGATCGGATCCCGTAGCCCAGTAAGCAAGAATCCCGGCATCGGTATTTTGGATATTTTCCGTGAAATCTAAGAGATCATAAAGACTATATAACGTTATGCTCGTTCCCAGAAAGACTGTTACTAACCTGTCCCAGCCGAAGGGTAAAAAAGCCGCAATCAATACGAAGACTCCCCAAGAAAGTCCGGTCTTTTGTGCAAGACTTCCGGCTGCAGTATATTTCAACGTTAAAAGTAAAATCGCACCGCCCAGCATCAAAAGAGTAGGTCTGACTAGCCTCCCTTTGAAACCTCGGTTTAACAAAAAACCGCCGACTAAGCAACAGCCTAAATAGCCGGCCGATACTACGAATACGAAAGGGGCTTTTCCTGCAAGTGGAGAAGCGATAGTTTGCCCGGATTCGTCACCTTGAAGTTCGATAGTCTGGACACTTCCACCGGTAAGTAACGTTGCCGTTGCATGCCCTGCTTCGTGAATTAATACCACGAAGTCTTTTAAGTAGGACACCCATCCGTGATTCCAGTACGAAAGCAGGGTAGCGACGATAGCCAACAGGAGCGCAAGACGTAGGAATCGATTTTCCATCCTAGTAGGATTATCGGCAAATCGAGAAATGAGAATTGCAAGAATTCAAGGTCGAAATTTTAAAAAAGAAACCCGCCGAATTGGAAAATTTAGGGAAGCTCTTTTTCCGTTTTAAAATGACCGAGTATGCTCTTAAATCTTTCGGAATGATGCAATGTATCGTCTACGGTGTCTTTCATATCCTCCGATGTTGTTGCGATCTCTTCCGCGTTTTTAGAGATGACATGCATCGAAGCTGAAATTTCTTCCGCGGATATTTTTTGTTGTTCGGAAGAGTTATTCATCATCTGCCCAAGCGCGAGCACCTGGTCGGAACTCATACGAATTTCCCGCAATCTATTGGATTGTTCGCTTAAATGAGCTCGAACCTGCGAAGCCGATGTATGAACTTTCTCGATATAATCCTGAAGTTTTCGAAAAACATCCACCGACTGGTTTACTTTTATCGCACCTTCTTCTACGGAAACGGACGTGTTTTTTACCAGCTGAATGATATCTTTGATACTATGCTTTGTCTGTTCCGCGAGTTTCGATATTTCATCTGCAACGACCGAAAAACCTTTCCCCGCTTCTCCTGCACGGGCCGATTCGATCGAGGCATTCAAAGCGAGTAAATTCGTCCGTTCCGAAATGCTAGTTATGATACCGACAATTTTATTGATTTGATTAGAGAAAGCCTTAATCTCGTCCATCGAACGAATGGCTTCATTAAAGATAAGTTCCGCTCGATGAGCTCTACCGGATACCTCTCCCGTCTGAGATGCGAGTTCTTCCATTGAATGGGAAGTTTCACGTAAAGAAGAATCGATCGAACCGATACTATTATTCACGTTAGAAAGACTACGAGTCTGTTCTCCTATCGTAATTACTATCTCTTCAATCGTCTTTGAAAGTTCTACGGATGCGGCGGCAGTTTCTTCTACGGATGCGGCTTGTGTTTGTGTGCTACTTCTGAATTTTTCAAGGGACTTGAATAACGTTTCGTATAAATTTAAGTTTCTCCCATAGTTCTCCTTCATTTGGACTATAAGTCCCCATAAGCTGATGGATAAGCAGCGGATATTCGTATAAATCTTATCCACATCCTCTCGACCCTCTTGTCTGGATATGTCGGCTAATAAATTTCCGTTTACTAATTGCCTGACTATTTCTACGACTTCTTTAATTTTATTCCCTTGTTTGGACATCGTCAGTAAAATCGAAAACGCCCCTAACAGTCCGGATCCGAGAGTAAACGAAGATAATAATGGATCGACGGAAAAAAAACGGTAACATAAATACCAAGTCGGGAGTAGGATGAGACTTAATTGAACGAAAGCTAAACCGAGATTACCGAGTCTTGCCTGCATATTATGAATTGCAGATGAGATTTTGAATCCGAAGCTTGTGCCGCGATTAAGTTTTTGGTAAAGCTTATCCGCTTTTTCGATGTCCGCCCTTTCCGCTTTCTTACGAACGGACATATAGCTCGTAATCTTACCGTTTTCTAAAACCGGAGTAACGGTCGCATCCACCCAATAATGATCTCCGTTTTTAGCCCTATTTTTAACGATCCCGTTCCATGGGCGTCCGGACTGTATGGTTTTCCACAAATCCTCGTAAATGACGGGAGGTAAGTCCGGATGACGAACGATATTATGCGGCTCTCCTAACATCTCTCGTTCGGTGAAGCCGCTAACCTCGGCAAAATCCTTAGAGACGTACGTAATTCTACCTTTCAGATCCGTTCTCGAAATGATGACTGCGTTCGCCGGAAAATGAATTTCTTTGCCAGTGATAGGAAGGTTTTTCCTCATAATTTCCTATCTAAAAGTATCGTCATTTGCGCATAGCGAAAATGAATCCAGTACGTGATAGAGATCCGAATTCTTACGAATGACTACCTTGAAAAATAGTCCTAATGGACTAAAATTGAGTGAATACGAC from Leptospira fainei serovar Hurstbridge str. BUT 6 includes the following:
- a CDS encoding UDP-glucuronic acid decarboxylase family protein, coding for MVSRVLVTGGAGFIGSHLCERLINQGHEVICLDNFHTGRKENIEKLLSNSRFELIRHDITEPIRLEVDKIYNFACPASPVHYQSNAIKTIKTNVLGMMNTLGLAKRVKARILQASTSEVYGNPLEHPQKESYWGNVNPIGIRSCYDEGKRVAETLCFDYHRNHKVDIRVIRIFNTYGPRMLPDDGRVVSNFVVQALAGKDITIYGDGSQTRSFCYVDDLVEGIIKMMETPDFIGPVNLGNDGEFTVKELAELVIQEIRSSSKIIYKPLPQDDPSRRKPDLSLARQKLAYEPKVALKDGIRKTVEYFKNHLD
- a CDS encoding Re/Si-specific NAD(P)(+) transhydrogenase subunit alpha is translated as MNIGVLKEAKEETRVAVTPDVVDALKKIGASVLVEKGAGESSYFSDEDYKKAGATIVSRPDILKKSDIVTSIHLADASTLSKIKKGGIYLGMFQPAMNAQVVKKLASQQVTLISLDAIARITRAQSMDVLSSQATVSGYKAVLLAATHLTRFFPMLTTAAGTITPASVLIIGAGVAGLQAIATSRRLGAVVDVFDTRPEVKEQVQSLGAKFVEVEGARHSAEAGGYAVEQTEEYKKKQQEAIDKFAGKADAIITTALIPGRKAPVLITKKIVERMKAGSVIVDLASSMGGNCEYTQHGKTVLTKNGVSVIGHLNLPGSLPGDSSRMFAKNILNFLKLLLKEKKINLDLSDEILSSTTITFDGEIRHKLTQDALVGAGKQGNKTPAKKKTQKAESTPN
- a CDS encoding M50 family metallopeptidase, coding for MENRFLRLALLLAIVATLLSYWNHGWVSYLKDFVVLIHEAGHATATLLTGGSVQTIELQGDESGQTIASPLAGKAPFVFVVSAGYLGCCLVGGFLLNRGFKGRLVRPTLLMLGGAILLLTLKYTAAGSLAQKTGLSWGVFVLIAAFLPFGWDRLVTVFLGTSITLYSLYDLLDFTENIQNTDAGILAYWATGSDPKNATPKSVVFLGYLIALLWSFFSISIIFFSLKRAVVPVSDPSVEEFSPEFSIPGENNGESPFPGEVTPEVLDWFLSRGLDLNGKPLSPEFKDLEKLDG
- a CDS encoding phosphatase PAP2 family protein, with the translated sequence MKSILGKADYAAAKFIRERLHYPWLNRILSRLNRGEMMLLIILPYLAYATWKNNLAHPWWIVLPYTGLIAYANDRFVLFLKKAISRKRPLITIVGKVDGNPDMKHSFPSAHASNSMTAAILLVFLFGFPEWFLLLSLLAGIGRLLSLHHFPSDVLGGWLIGSGFGFLGLLLGRGLISLFTGAY
- the hisS gene encoding histidine--tRNA ligase — its product is MEKQKSFLPTAPYKGTRDFYPEDMHFRNWMFSVMREVVLSFGYQEYDGPILESFDLYKAKSGEEIVQRQLYDFTDKGDRHVAIRPEMTPTLARMVAGQVRNLAKPIRWFSIPNLWRYEQPGKGRLREHWQLNVDLFGVASYRAEVEILLIADSILKRFGAPDGSYQIKVSHRGILDSFLGKSLSLPKEKSQAVSKLLDKKAKISREAFEEEIRPLLNDPDKQLPLIYSYLESTIDSLENFDGIDVEALGFARKLFYDLKVLGIEKQITFDPSIIRGFDYYTGCIFEVFDTNPENRRSLYGGGRYDNLIGLFSNDQLTGIGFGLGDVTFRSFLEGHNLVPNLNRNDTVFIPVMEELLFPEVLKLADLLRKEGIKVETMLEAGKVGKQIQTAEKKGYRYVIFLGESEIAKKEVQLKDLQSGEQHIIPRNNLPSKLKDSLLG
- a CDS encoding methyl-accepting chemotaxis protein, whose translation is MRKNLPITGKEIHFPANAVIISRTDLKGRITYVSKDFAEVSGFTEREMLGEPHNIVRHPDLPPVIYEDLWKTIQSGRPWNGIVKNRAKNGDHYWVDATVTPVLENGKITSYMSVRKKAERADIEKADKLYQKLNRGTSFGFKISSAIHNMQARLGNLGLAFVQLSLILLPTWYLCYRFFSVDPLLSSFTLGSGLLGAFSILLTMSKQGNKIKEVVEIVRQLVNGNLLADISRQEGREDVDKIYTNIRCLSISLWGLIVQMKENYGRNLNLYETLFKSLEKFRSSTQTQAASVEETAAASVELSKTIEEIVITIGEQTRSLSNVNNSIGSIDSSLRETSHSMEELASQTGEVSGRAHRAELIFNEAIRSMDEIKAFSNQINKIVGIITSISERTNLLALNASIESARAGEAGKGFSVVADEISKLAEQTKHSIKDIIQLVKNTSVSVEEGAIKVNQSVDVFRKLQDYIEKVHTSASQVRAHLSEQSNRLREIRMSSDQVLALGQMMNNSSEQQKISAEEISASMHVISKNAEEIATTSEDMKDTVDDTLHHSERFKSILGHFKTEKELP